From a single Brassica rapa cultivar Chiifu-401-42 chromosome A01, CAAS_Brap_v3.01, whole genome shotgun sequence genomic region:
- the LOC103837216 gene encoding uncharacterized protein LOC103837216: MNENLTAPVTEWEVKLALFAMHPEKAPGPDGMTALFYQKFWDIVKDDLTLMVNNFLIEGTVVNGLNDTNICLIPKTAKPNDMAQFRPISLCNVSYKIISKVLCQRLKKVLPGLISETQSAFVAGRQISDNIMIAQEMFHALRTKPSGRSKRMAIKTDMSKAYDRMEWSFIEAVMRKMGFSETWITWIMRCITSVKYKVLMNGQPRGNIVPGRGLRQGDPLSPFIFILCTEALASLLNHAENQGKISGMRVTRACPSVSHLLFADDSLFFCKAEPRECEEVMKVVRKYGKASGQCINFDKSFLLFGKRINANTRQEIKDAMGIQNEGGMGTYLGIPEDISGSKCKLFAFLKDKLMHRVNGWTGRWLSKGGKEVLIKSILLALPTYVMSTFLLPLEICENLASAIARFWWSSNPPKRGIHWVKWEKVCLLREEGEIGFRMIHEFNLALLAKQLWRLVQFPDSLVGGVLKGRYYRLTSPLRVNSASCPSYVWTSISAARKLLLLGIRQKVHSGYEVKVWEDPWIPTIPARPDVPVAPVMHPNMRVSDLIDQVGKEWDVGLLENYVNPEDIPLIRSLAISSSHRRDTFCWSYTRNGQYSVKSGYWVAQNLLKMAEAHEILEPSITKLQAFAWKLKAPTKICHLIWQLLTGHVAVTRNLVRRNMRCDNYCPRCGELEESVTHAIFECPPALQAWTLSATPTSPEVFPLPSVYANMEYLFWRKNSIIEPEQDRDPFPWIIWYIWKARNDKLFKGIDRDPLELVLYAESECQVWFDANDVAQPMVQETNIANPQVISLGNICLLDGSWTTSANFSGLGWVWMDNTGNTQLMGMKNLPRRESALHSEVEALRWAMENMLQHSTCQRFGTDCKELIAMLDDPHAWPSFATELEG, encoded by the coding sequence ATGAATGAGAACCTTACAGCTCCGGTAACGGAATGGGAGGTCAAATTGGCTCTTTTTGCTATGCATCCAGAGAAGGCTCCAGGACCAGATGGGATGACTGCGCTATTCTATCAGAAATTCTGGGATATTGTAAAGGATGATTTAACTCTTATGGTTAATAACTTCCTTATCGAGGGAACGGTGGTGAATGGATTAaatgatacaaatatatgtctCATCCCGAAGACGGCCAAGCCGAATGATATGGCTCAATTCCGGCCAATAAGCTTGTGTAATGTAAGCTATAAAATAATTTCGAAGGTCTTATGCCAGAGATTAAAGAAAGTGCTACCAGGCTTGATTTCAGAGACCCAGTCAGCCTTTGTTGCTGGGAGACAGATTTCAGACAATATTATGATTGCCCAAGAAATGTTCCACGCGCTGAGGACTAAACCAAGTGGTCGCAGTAAAAGGATGGCTATTAAGACGGACATGAGCAAAGCATATGACAGAATGGAGTGGTCATTCATTGAAGCCGTCATGCGCAAAATGGGTTTCTCAGAGACGTGGATAACCTGGATAATGCGATGCATTACGTCGGTAAAGTATAAGGTGCTTATGAATGGTCAACCAAGAGGAAATATCGTTCCTGGTAGAGGCTTAagacaaggagatcctttgtctcctttcatctttattctatgcacggaagcgctcgctagccttcttaatcatgcAGAGAATCAAGGGAAGATATCGGGGATGCGTGTCACACGCGCGTGCCCTTCGGTAtctcaccttctctttgctgatgatagccttttcttctgtaaggcggagccccgtgaatgtgaagaagtaatgaaagtagtcaggaaATATGGTAAAGCTTCTGGCCAATGTATCAACTTTGATAAGTCGTTcttactctttggtaagcgGATCAATGCAAATACCAGGCAAGAGATCAAAGATGCAATGGGTATACAAAACGAAGGAGGGATGGGAACCTACTTAGGTATCCCAGAAGATATAAGTGGATCCAAATGCAAATTGTTTGCATTCCTCAAGGACAAGTTAATGCACAGGGTTAATGGATGGACGGGTAGGTGGCTTTCAAAAGGAGGGAAGGAAGTTCTGATAAAATCTATTCTGCTAGCTCTTCCGACTTATGTCATGTCTACTTTCCTGCTCCCTTTAGAGATATGTGAAAACCTAGCTAGTGCCATCGCACGGTTCTGGTGGAGTTCAAACCCACCAAAGAGAGGAATTCACTGGGTGAAATGGGAAAAAGTTTGCCTACTAAGGGAGGAAGGAGAGATTGGGTTTCGTATGATCCATGAGTTCAATCTGGCATTGTTGGCAAAACAACTATGGAGGTTGGTTCAATTCCCAGACTCATTGGTCGGTGGGGTCTTGAAGGGGAGATACTACAGATTAACCTCACCGCTGAGAGTAAACTCTGCTAGCTGCCCCTCTTATGTGTGGACTAGCATTTCTGCTGCAAGGAAGCTGTTATTGCTGGGAATCAGACAGAAGGTACACTCAGGTTATGAAGTAAAGGTGTGGGAGGATCCGTGGATCCCAACGATCCCAGCGAGGCCGGATGTCCCTGTGGCACCAGTAATGCATCCTAACATGAGAGTAAGCGATCTCATTGATCAGGTAGGGAAGGAGTGGGATGTGGGATTATTGGAGAATTATGTAAATCCCGAGGACATACCGCTTATAAGGAGTTTGGCCATAAGTTCATCTCACCGGCGCGATACTTTTTGCTGGAGCTACACAAGGAATGGCCAATACtcggttaaatctggatattgggtggCCCAGAATTTATTGAAGATGGCGGAAGCACACGAGATATTGGAACCGAGTATTACCAagcttcaagcctttgcttggaagttAAAAGCGCCTACGAAAATATGTCATCTTATTTGGCAGTTATTGACTGGGCATGTTGCAGTAACAAGGAATTTAGTAAGACGTAATATGCGATGTGATAACTACTGCCCAAGATGCGGAGAATTGGAAGAATCTGTCACACATGCTATCTTTGAATGCCCGCCAGCGCTACAAGCTTGGACCTTATCGGCAACCCCAACAAGCCCAGAGGTATTTCCATTACCAAGTGTCTACGCCAATATGGAGTACCTATTCTGGAGGAAAAACTCTATTATTGAGCCGGAACAAGACAGAGATCCTTTTCCCTGGATAATTTGGTATATCTGGAAAGCTAGGAATGATAAACTATTCAAGGGGATAGATAGAGATCCTTTAGAGTTAGTCCTCTATGCAGAGAGTGAATGTCAGGTCTGGTTTGATGCGAACGATGTGGCACAACCTATGGTACAAGAGACTAATATAGCGAACCCTcaagtcataagcttgggtaatatttgcTTGCTGGATGGATCTTGGACAACATCTGCCAACTTCAGTGGACTTGGATGGGTTTGGATGGACAATACGGGAAATACACAGCTCATGGGGATGAAGAATCTTCCTCGACGAGAATCAGCCTTGCATTCGGAAGTAGAAGCGCTACGGTGGGCAATGGAGAATATGCTACAGCACTCGACATGCCAGCGCTTTGGGACGGATTGTAAGGAGCTGATCGCAATGTTAGATGATCCTCATGCGTGGCCTAGCTTTGCGACGGAATTGGAGGGATAG
- the LOC108871370 gene encoding uncharacterized protein LOC108871370, translating into MIPSIGSDLVGRGELIGFPLHLWTDTNLRNTGGRLGHVDTLELTEGRMLIEVDSRRPLKFSRKVEYEGDEVTIEIKYDKLFKHCTICGLLSHEKGYCPLMDVRSWLQHVERPDVFSRLQRAQDMPRQNWSRDALVNARPSQQSSLQNRELQSSRYYTSKPVRYDDKSTRGQGPRYWENDSSRGRHSDRIIRSRDDHLGRNRYGRARDNPGPYARPNEKAWKVKPKTHEVGRGQSAVDEDAMIRGATSGEIEIQSFFMH; encoded by the exons ATGATACCATCCATCGGTTCAGATTTAGTTGGTCGAGGTGAG CTCATTGGATTCCCTCTTCATCTTTGGACTGACACGAACCTAAGAAACACAGGTGGTAGACTCGGTCATGTCGATACTCTGGAGCTTACAGAGGGGCGCATGCTCATAGAGGTTGATTCACGCCGTCCACTGAAGTTCTCTAGGAAAGTGGAATATGAGGGAGATGAGGTTACGATCGAAATAAAGTACGACAAGCTTTTCAAACATTGTACAATCTGTGGTTTGCTATCTCATGAGAAGGGATATTGCCCCTTAATGGATGTTAGATCATGGTTACAACATGTGGAAAGGCCTGACGTTTTTTCCCGACTGCAGCGGGCTCAGGATATGCCTCGCCAAAACTGGAGTCGTGATGCTCTGGTAAATGCTAGACCCTCCCAGCAGTCGTCGCTGCAGAACCGGGAGCTGCAATCTTCACGATATTATACGTCTAAGCCGGTAAGGTATGATGATAAGAGTACGCGAGGACAGGGGCCTCGCTACTGGGAGAACGACAGCAGTCGGGGTCGTCACTCGGATAGGATTATCCGTAGCAGAGACGATCATTTAGGGAGGAACAGGTATGGTAGGGCACGGGATAATCCTGGTCCCTATGCGCGTCCAAACGAGAAGGCATGGAAAGTGAAACCGAAGACGCATGAAGTGGGAAGGGGTCAGTCTGCTGTTGATGAGGATGCAATGATTCGAGGAGCTACGTCCGGTGAGATAGAAATACAAAGTTTTTTCATGCACTAA
- the LOC103837222 gene encoding homeobox protein HAT3.1 yields the protein MHSANRRRTRSSGSALDQTNLEAGGEVTPSVDKVPEQSNASVPLQTPEAVEHLEEPRTNYGNGNRMMEEDKGVSNVFSGEEQQSTTPVTGKKSSGFHRELVLGLPCRGQFEFHRSSNKLGGGGERNVVVSSHKRAKRSKEAAGSSSVDVNATPLDGSKPRKTYTKKVEVREDDEYTRIKKKLRYFLNRIRYEQSLIDAYSLEGWKGSSVEKLRPEKELERARKEILRRKVKIRELFQHVDTLCAEGSIPESLFDSGGEISSEDIFCAKCGSKDVHVDNDIILCDGFCDRGFHQYCVEPPLRKEDIPPDDESWLCPGCDCKDYSFDLLNDSLGTKLSVSDSWEKVFPEAAAAMAGGDQTLDCDLPSDDSEDEEFDPNGLNDNADDEDGSDDSDESENEDGSGGESDCTSASDEMIESVKEAKDIMDLPSDDSEDDDYDPDAPIRDEDKMQESSNSDNTSDSEDLETSFKGDESNQQNEVTPRGKPGSESDTGIDDDGIVDVPGRRKVERLDYKKLYDDEYENVPTSSSDDEDWDKTAGKEDFESGEEGDTVPLKQHSEAEDHTSTKKPRQTPKRESKRDTLKAPQEVPRENGFSGEKSSSAVYSKHTNPRTQRLFKSFQENRYPDITTRENLAKELKMTVKQVSSWFNNTRFSTNKRMASKEDDEKLRTGEGETTVAGSSEQTMETKSVVENNKSGASESTNTGSRKRRR from the exons ATGCATAGTGCTAATAGACGAAGAACTAGGAGTAGCGGCTCTGCTTTGGACCAGACAAATCTAGAAGCTGGAGGAGAGGTTACTCCATCTGTTGACAAAGTTCCGGAACAAAGCAATGCCTCTGTTCCTCTGCAAACACCAGAGGCAGTGGAACATCTAGAAGAACCGAGGACTAATTATGGAAATGGTAATAGGATGATGGAAGAAGATAAGGGTGTATCCAATGTGTTTTCTGGTGAAGAACAACAGTCAACAACCCCTGTTACCGGAAAGAAGAGCTCAGGTTTCCATCGTGAACTTGTCCTTGGTCTTCCTTGCCGTGGACAATTTGAATTCCACCGGAGTTCGAATAAGCTTGGAGGAGGTGGTGAAAGGAATGTGGTGGTTTCAAGTCACAAGAGAGCTAAGAGATCTAAAGAAGCTGCTGGATCATCTTCCGTTGATGTTAATGCCACGCCTCTAGATGGATCAAAGCCAAGGAAAACGTATACGAAGAAAGTTGAAGTTAGAGAAGATGATGAGTACACAAGAATCAAAAAGAAGCTTCGGTACTTTCTGAACCGGATTAGATACGAGCAAAGCCTAATTGATGCATATTCTTTAGAAGGCTGGAAAGGTTCAAG TGTGGAAAAGCTAAGGCCAGAGAAAGAGCTTGAACGAGCTAGGAAGGAAATTCTACGACGCAAGGTTAAAATTAGAGAGCTTTTTCAGCACGTGGACACACTCTGCGCAGAAGGAAGCATTCCAGAGTCTTTATTTGATTCTGGTGGAGAGATCTCTAGTGAGGAT ATCTTCTGTGCAAAATGTGGCTCAAAAGACGTGCATGTTGACAATGATATCATACTATGTGATGGGTTTTGTGACCGAGGCTTTCACCAATACTGTGTTGAACCACCTTTGCGAAAAGAAGACA ttccTCCGGATGATGAGAGTTGGTTATGCCCTGGATGTGATTGCAAAGATTACAGCTTTGACCTGCTTAATGATTCTTTAGGGACAAAACTTTCAGTCAGCGACAGCTGGGAG AAAGTATTTCCTGAGGCAGCAGCAGCAATGGCTGGTGGAGATCAAACTCTGGACTGTGATCTTCCTTCAGATGATTCTGAGGATGAAGAGTTTGATCCGAATGGGTTGAATGATAATGCAGATGATGAAGATGGCAGTGATGACAGTGATGAGTCTGAGAACGAAGATGGGAGTGGCGGTGAATCTGATTGCACATCTGCATCTGATGAAATGATTGAATCGGTTAAAGAAGCGAAAGATATAATGGACCTTCCATCTGATGATTCTGAGGATGATGATTATGATCCTGATGCTCCGATTCGTGATGAAGATAAAATGCAAGAAAGTTCAAATTCAGATAATACATCAGACTCTGAGGATCTTGAGACTTCTTTCAAAGGCGACGAGTCTAATCAGCAAAACGAAGTTACACCACGTGGGAAACCTGGTTCAGAGTCAGATACTGggattgatgatgatggcattgTAGATGTTCCTGGGAGGAGGAAGGTTGAGAGGCTGGACTACAAAAAACTCTATGAT GATGAATATGAGAACGTTCCAACGTCTTCAAGTGATGATGAGGATTGGGATAAAACTGCGGGAAAAGAAGACTTCGAGTCTGGAGAAGAAGGGGACACTGTGCCTCTGAAACAGCACTCAGAAGCAGAAGACCACACTTCTACTAAGAAACCTAGACAGACACCGAAAAGAGAAAGCAAAAGGGACACGTTGAAAGCGCCACAAGAAGTACCTAGAGAAAATGGTTTCTCTGGCGAAAAAAGCAGCTCTGCAGTATATAGTAAACACACAAACCCCAGAACCCag AGACTGTTCAAATCTTTTCAAGAGAATCGATATCCAGACATTACAACGAGGGAGAACTTAGCTAAAGAGTTGAAGATGACAGTTAAACAA GTTAGTAGCTGGTTTAATAATACGCGTTTTTCGACAAACAAAAGGATGGCTTCAAAGGAAGATGATGAAAAGTTAAGAACAGGTGAAGGGGAGACAACTGTTGCTGGAAGTAGCGAACAAACCATGGAAACCAAGTCAGTCGTAGAGAATAATAAGAGTGGAGCATCAGAATCAACCAATACTGGATCAAGAAAAAGGAGAAGGTAG
- the LOC103837239 gene encoding LYR motif-containing protein At3g19508, translating into MKKVLRVYGGVLRLVRLLPADTRPYYAKYARENFVNYREVDVSETPLDELYQRAYNHSLWVLKKYSIDESAAKKMKEICFE; encoded by the exons ATGAAGAAGGTGCTGAGAGTATACGGCGGCGTTTTGAGGCTTGTGCGGCTTTTGCCGGCGGACACGAGGCCGTACTACGCCAAGTACGCGAGGGAGAATTTCGTTAACTACCGTGAAGTCGATGTAAGCGAAACACCTCTTGATGAACTCTATCAACGAGCTTACAATCACTCACTCTGGGTACTTAAAAAG TATTCGATTGACGAATCCGCGGCGAAGAAGATGAAGGAGATTTGTTTTGAATGA
- the LOC103837246 gene encoding transcription factor bHLH113 isoform X1, with product MGDTREDQEDRAMMETAGVSSFSELLMLSGGVLSSSDHHLNDIGADGGEDSFGFVFSGSTGSRMLCFSGDCQNDDESLFLQPSLPSGVSVSDPSCTTNICKNSNDACADNKSTKSSTKKRIGSVNGQTMDHNRKPSKKCKQNQEKPSVGTAKVRKERLGERIAALQQLVSPYGKTDAASVLHEAMGYIKFLQDQIQVLCSPYLTNYSLDGGVVTGDVRAGKKVRDLRSRGLCLVPVSSTVLLESSNGADFWSPATMGHTTSSSH from the exons ATGGGAGATACCAGAGAGGATCAAGAAGACAGAGCTATGATGGAAACTGCCGGAGTCTCGAGCTTCTCGGAGCTTCTTATGTTGTCGGGCGGCGTTCTCAGCTCCTCCGACCACCACCTCAACGATATTGGTGCCGATGGTGGAGAAGACAGCTTCGGTTTTGTATTCTCCGGTTCAACTGGATCAAGAATGCTTTGTTTCAGTGGAGACTGCCAAAACGACGACGAATCGCTCTTCCTACAACCTTCTCTTCCCTCCGGAGTCTCGGTTTCTGACCCTTCATGCACTACCAACATTTGCAAGAACTCAAACGACGCGTGTGCGGACAATAAATCTACCAAATCATCAACC aagaagagaatcggGTCGGTCAATGGGCAAACTATGGATCATAACCGAAAACCTAGCAAAAAATGCAAGCAAAATCAGGAGAAACCATCAGTTGGAACTGCAAAG GTAAGGAAAGAAAGGTTAGGGGAAAGAATTGCAGCCTTGCAGCAATTGGTTTCTCCATACGGAAAG ACAGATGCAGCTTCTGTGCTGCATGAAGCGATGGGTTACATCAAATTCTTACAGGACCAGATTCAAGTCCTCTGCTCTCCTTACCTGACCAACTATTCTCTT GACGGTGGTGTTGTTACCGGAGATGTTAGGGCGGGGAAGAAAGTGAGAGACTTGAGAAGCAGAGGATTGTGTCTAGTACCTGTCTCATCCACCGTACTCTTGGAAAGTTCCAACGGCGCTGATTTCTGGTCACCTGCTACTATGGGCCACACTACGTCATCCTCTCACTGA
- the LOC103837246 gene encoding transcription factor bHLH113 isoform X2, with protein MGDTREDQEDRAMMETAGVSSFSELLMLSGGVLSSSDHHLNDIGADGGEDSFGFVFSGSTGSRMLCFSGDCQNDDESLFLQPSLPSGVSVSDPSCTTNICKNSNDACADNKSTKSSTKRIGSVNGQTMDHNRKPSKKCKQNQEKPSVGTAKVRKERLGERIAALQQLVSPYGKTDAASVLHEAMGYIKFLQDQIQVLCSPYLTNYSLDGGVVTGDVRAGKKVRDLRSRGLCLVPVSSTVLLESSNGADFWSPATMGHTTSSSH; from the exons ATGGGAGATACCAGAGAGGATCAAGAAGACAGAGCTATGATGGAAACTGCCGGAGTCTCGAGCTTCTCGGAGCTTCTTATGTTGTCGGGCGGCGTTCTCAGCTCCTCCGACCACCACCTCAACGATATTGGTGCCGATGGTGGAGAAGACAGCTTCGGTTTTGTATTCTCCGGTTCAACTGGATCAAGAATGCTTTGTTTCAGTGGAGACTGCCAAAACGACGACGAATCGCTCTTCCTACAACCTTCTCTTCCCTCCGGAGTCTCGGTTTCTGACCCTTCATGCACTACCAACATTTGCAAGAACTCAAACGACGCGTGTGCGGACAATAAATCTACCAAATCATCAACC aagagaatcggGTCGGTCAATGGGCAAACTATGGATCATAACCGAAAACCTAGCAAAAAATGCAAGCAAAATCAGGAGAAACCATCAGTTGGAACTGCAAAG GTAAGGAAAGAAAGGTTAGGGGAAAGAATTGCAGCCTTGCAGCAATTGGTTTCTCCATACGGAAAG ACAGATGCAGCTTCTGTGCTGCATGAAGCGATGGGTTACATCAAATTCTTACAGGACCAGATTCAAGTCCTCTGCTCTCCTTACCTGACCAACTATTCTCTT GACGGTGGTGTTGTTACCGGAGATGTTAGGGCGGGGAAGAAAGTGAGAGACTTGAGAAGCAGAGGATTGTGTCTAGTACCTGTCTCATCCACCGTACTCTTGGAAAGTTCCAACGGCGCTGATTTCTGGTCACCTGCTACTATGGGCCACACTACGTCATCCTCTCACTGA